The following coding sequences lie in one Benincasa hispida cultivar B227 chromosome 6, ASM972705v1, whole genome shotgun sequence genomic window:
- the LOC120079525 gene encoding DNA primase small subunit, with amino-acid sequence MVTAAIENGESDMVIDGNEQKPKNTVSDGFDANYLKIYYGKLFPYADFFKWMSYGNDGKHPGNDQSYFGRREFSFTLDNDVYLRFQSFNSLSEMENSIKEKCPFKIDIGPVYSVDPAKRHAYAGDNVFTPVERELVFDIDMTDYDDVRYCCSGAGVCLDCWPLMTAAIKVIDTTLRDDFGFNHILWVFSGRRGVHCWVCDGKARRLSNEQRAAIAEYFHLYQGNENSRKKISLTGPVLHPFLARSYIEVLKDSFESQLLGSQKIFSTEERYEKILDMIHDESITSELRGKWQDNRRTSKNDVNSVRWEKLKNMLQSGKYKAQGMRRHVEEIVFSYTYPRLDLEVTKHMNHLLKAPFCVHPKTGRICVPIDPEHCDEFDPTTVPTVAQLLEELNAADMEVDGEIAWDRTSLGESIRFFRSAFLQPLLKSCKEEIESSYNAKVQQSKNSLSW; translated from the exons ATGGTTACTGCAGCGATTGAGAATGGCGAAAGCGATATGGTAATTGATGGTAACGAACAGAAGCCGAAGAACACTGTGTCTGATGGCTTCGATGCCAATTATCTCAAAATTTACTACG GGAAGCTTTTTCCGTATGCTGATTTTTTCAAATGGATGTCTTATGGAAATG ATGGCAAGCATCCAGGCAATGACCAATCCTATTTTGGCCGAAGAGAGTTTTCATTCACCTTGGATAATGATGTTTATCTACGATTTCAATCTTTTAACAGTCTGTCTGAAATGGAAAATTCAATCAAAGAAAAATGTCCATTTAAAATTGATATTGGGCCGGTATACAGTGTGGAT CCTGCAAAGAGACATGCATATGCTGGCGATAATGTATTTACTCCAGTGGAGAGAGAGCTGGTTTTTGATATC GATATGACCGATTATGATGATGTTAGATATTGTTGCTCTGGAGCTGGTGTTTGTTTGGATTGCTGGCCTTTAATGACAGCTGCTATCAAAGTGATTGATACTACCCTCCGAG ATGACTTTGGATTTAACCACATTCTATGGGTATTTAGTGGTCGACGTGGTGTTCATTGTTGGGTCTGTGATGGAAAAGCTAGAAG GTTGTCTAATGAACAGCGAGCTGCCATTGCTGAATATTTCCATTTATATCAG GGTAATGAAAATAGTCGCAAGAAAATTTCTCTAACGGGTCCAGTTCTTCATCCATTTCTCGC GAGATCGTACATAGAAGTTCTCAAGGATAGCTTTGAATCACAATTGCTTGGTAGTCAAAAGATTTTCTCAACCGAGGAGAGATATGAGAAAATATTAGATATGATTCATGATGAAT CCATTACCTCAGAGCTTCGAGGAAAGTGGCAAGATAATAGGCGAACGTCTAAAAACGATGTTAACTCAGTAAGATGGGAGAAACTGAAAAATATGTTGCAATCAGGGAAATATAAG GCACAAGGAATGCGTCGGCATGTTGAAGAGATTGTTTTCTCTTATACCTACCCTAGGCTTGATTTGGAG GTTACTAAACACATGAACCATCTGCTAAAGGCACCATTCTGTGTTCATCCCAAAACTG GACGTATCTGTGTACCCATCGACCCTGAACATTGTGATGAGTTTGATCCTACTACTGTGCCAACTGTTGCCCAG CTCCTGGAAGAACTTAATGCAGCAGACATGGAAGTAGATGGTGAGATTG CCTGGGATAGAACCTCACTTGGGGAATCAATTAGGTTTTTCAGATCGGCATTCTTACAGCCATTACTGAAATCATGCAAG GAGGAAATAGAATCTTCGTACAATGCTAAAGTGCAACAGTCTAAAAATTCTCTGAGTTGGTAG